The following proteins are co-located in the Billgrantia tianxiuensis genome:
- the pgaB gene encoding poly-beta-1,6-N-acetyl-D-glucosamine N-deacetylase PgaB: MSARSALLFGLLVIASLVQPALAAREPGDYVVISYHDVVDLSVSPGVALLPQTITRPRLIEHFNLIRSRGYQPVSFQQVLDAEAGIAALPDKAVLLVFDDGYRSFYDIVYPLLKLYGYPAITAVVGSWIDVPPTGRVPYGETLLERDRFMTREQLRELHDDPLVEIASHTYDLHYGLMGNPQGNQQAAAVTSRWQPSGYESEADYLQRIHSDMRRASHQLEEITGTAPRIMVWPYGAYSRATLDIAAEHGMPHSFSLLSEPNRIGQGTAVMGRYLIDQETSLQTFEEILGNRIWERDELRIVHVDLDYVYDPDPIQQEANLDLLIDRIYRFGITTVYLQAFADPNGNGVAEALYFPNRHLPMRADLFNRVAWQLKKRANVKVYAWMPVLAFDLGPGHEYVTDARTGRVASEHYLRLSPYSATNRRIIGEIYQDLGRLTKFDGLLFHDDAYLTDYEDAGEDALETYETAWNLPRDIDTMRRDATLVDDWTRRKTAFLTDFTLELAQSADYYRQADNKRFTTSRNIYALPIIEPQSQAWFAQSAENFAAAYDYVAVMAMPYMEEADDPQRWLQELAQDSLANVPAEQLVFELQTRDWRDESPIPNETLTSWIDTVKHAGIQHIGYYPDDFHNNQPDMNALRPHFSIGRRFGVSK; the protein is encoded by the coding sequence ATGAGCGCCAGATCGGCCCTTCTCTTCGGTCTGCTGGTCATCGCGAGCCTGGTACAGCCGGCCCTGGCGGCACGGGAGCCTGGCGATTACGTAGTGATCAGTTATCACGACGTGGTCGACCTGAGCGTATCGCCGGGGGTGGCCCTGCTGCCGCAGACGATCACCCGGCCCCGCCTCATCGAGCACTTCAACCTGATCCGCTCCCGCGGCTACCAGCCCGTTTCGTTCCAGCAGGTACTCGACGCCGAGGCCGGCATTGCTGCGCTGCCTGACAAGGCAGTCCTGCTGGTCTTCGACGATGGCTACCGAAGCTTCTACGACATCGTCTACCCATTGCTCAAGCTGTATGGCTATCCCGCGATTACGGCCGTGGTGGGCAGTTGGATCGACGTGCCCCCGACAGGCCGAGTCCCCTACGGCGAAACCCTCCTCGAGCGCGATCGCTTCATGACCCGCGAACAGCTGCGGGAGCTGCACGACGATCCGCTGGTCGAGATCGCCTCCCATACCTACGACCTCCACTACGGTCTGATGGGCAACCCGCAAGGCAACCAGCAGGCCGCCGCCGTCACCAGCCGCTGGCAACCCTCCGGCTACGAAAGCGAAGCGGACTATCTGCAGCGTATCCACAGCGACATGCGCAGGGCGAGTCACCAGTTGGAGGAGATTACCGGAACGGCGCCACGCATCATGGTATGGCCCTATGGCGCCTACAGCCGAGCCACGCTGGACATCGCTGCCGAACATGGCATGCCCCACAGCTTCAGCCTGCTCAGCGAGCCCAACCGGATCGGCCAGGGGACAGCGGTCATGGGCCGCTATCTGATCGACCAGGAAACCAGCCTGCAGACCTTCGAGGAGATACTCGGCAATCGCATCTGGGAGCGGGACGAGCTGAGGATCGTCCATGTCGATCTCGACTACGTCTACGATCCCGATCCCATCCAGCAGGAAGCCAACCTGGACCTGTTGATCGACCGGATCTACCGCTTCGGCATCACCACGGTCTATTTGCAGGCCTTCGCCGACCCCAACGGCAACGGGGTGGCCGAGGCCCTCTACTTTCCCAACCGCCATCTCCCCATGCGCGCGGACCTGTTCAACCGGGTCGCCTGGCAGTTGAAGAAGCGTGCCAACGTCAAGGTCTATGCCTGGATGCCGGTCCTCGCGTTCGACCTGGGCCCAGGCCACGAATACGTGACGGATGCGCGAACCGGGCGGGTCGCGAGCGAACATTACCTGCGCCTGTCGCCCTATTCCGCGACCAACAGACGCATCATTGGCGAGATCTACCAGGATCTCGGCAGGCTGACCAAGTTCGACGGCCTGCTATTCCATGACGATGCCTACCTCACCGACTACGAAGACGCCGGCGAGGACGCCTTGGAAACCTATGAAACGGCGTGGAACCTGCCCCGCGATATCGACACGATGCGCCGGGACGCAACGCTGGTGGACGATTGGACACGCAGGAAAACCGCTTTCCTGACGGATTTCACTCTCGAACTGGCGCAGTCGGCCGACTACTACCGTCAGGCGGACAACAAGCGATTCACGACGTCACGCAATATCTACGCGCTTCCCATCATCGAGCCGCAGAGCCAGGCGTGGTTCGCCCAATCCGCGGAGAATTTCGCCGCCGCCTACGATTACGTGGCGGTCATGGCGATGCCGTACATGGAAGAGGCGGACGACCCTCAGCGCTGGCTACAGGAACTGGCGCAGGACTCCCTGGCGAACGTGCCGGCCGAGCAGCTCGTTTTCGAGCTGCAGACCCGAGACTGGCGAGACGAGAGCCCCATACCCAACGAGACCCTGACGAGTTGGATCGACACCGTCAAGCATGCCGGCATCCAGCACATCGGCTACTACCCGGATGATTTCCATAACAATCAACCCGACATGAATGCCTTGCGGCCGCACTTTTCCATAGGACGAAGATTTGGGGTGAGCAAATGA
- a CDS encoding tetratricopeptide repeat protein: MKRLLDAVPLCAIALLPLAALADASIDSQRQALVQQAVESGKWDTSIMSLRSLYERTGNVSVRSDLIALLIRAERFEEALSVCADCYPAEFTSHELLDLGGAARRQGELDLALEFFTTLTHREPEEPAAWLGQALVYVDQGRYVLAESTLKRHEILAGPTLEAMEARGYLAAETNDALAELQARQALVERQPERVNEIRALYRLAVGLGASEPARELLDRHPDLFNASDALWLHYYEGVNDIRLGIHVDDHRSIERGLGRLDQVLESEDVDHDLRLLAEHDKIVALAHLRRFTEAEAMSQRLLLQYGSLPNYVLRARAHALSGLGRPEQAIPIYHAILRDEPQRGDDLSDPLYEGLFFSYTDARRHREAQRLLAEWRRAEPLYRRDFTGTTQIENPNLQKVLLLDTMLMAWRGNEHEAHAQVDAYLAEAPANPYLWQLRGTLAAGVAGPSRPRPTTSVPHRCLAPSNATRHVMAS; the protein is encoded by the coding sequence ATGAAACGCTTGCTTGATGCTGTGCCTCTCTGCGCGATTGCGCTCCTGCCCCTGGCGGCCTTGGCGGACGCCTCGATCGACTCCCAGCGACAGGCTCTGGTACAGCAAGCCGTCGAGAGTGGCAAATGGGACACGTCGATCATGTCATTGCGCTCGCTATACGAGCGTACGGGCAATGTATCGGTACGCAGTGACCTGATTGCCCTGCTGATCAGGGCCGAGCGATTCGAGGAGGCCCTGTCGGTCTGTGCCGACTGTTACCCCGCGGAGTTCACCTCACACGAGCTGCTCGACCTTGGGGGCGCGGCACGCAGGCAGGGAGAACTCGACCTCGCACTGGAATTCTTCACGACCCTGACCCACCGCGAGCCCGAGGAACCGGCCGCCTGGCTGGGCCAGGCCCTGGTCTACGTCGACCAGGGCCGCTACGTGCTCGCCGAAAGCACACTGAAGCGCCACGAGATACTTGCCGGCCCCACGCTGGAAGCGATGGAGGCGAGAGGCTACCTGGCCGCCGAAACGAACGATGCCCTGGCCGAACTGCAGGCACGCCAGGCTCTGGTCGAACGCCAGCCGGAGCGCGTCAACGAAATACGTGCGCTCTACCGCCTCGCGGTGGGCCTCGGTGCCAGTGAGCCTGCCCGCGAACTGCTCGACCGCCACCCCGACCTGTTCAATGCCAGCGATGCGCTATGGCTGCATTACTACGAGGGGGTAAACGACATCCGCCTCGGGATCCATGTCGATGATCACCGAAGCATCGAGCGGGGCCTTGGCCGGCTCGACCAGGTGCTGGAGTCGGAGGATGTGGACCACGATCTTCGCCTGCTGGCCGAGCACGACAAGATCGTGGCGCTGGCACATTTGCGCCGCTTCACCGAAGCCGAGGCGATGAGTCAGCGGCTGCTCCTGCAGTACGGCTCCCTGCCCAACTATGTGCTGCGGGCCAGGGCTCATGCCCTCAGCGGGCTGGGTCGCCCCGAACAGGCCATCCCGATCTACCACGCCATTCTGCGCGACGAGCCGCAGCGGGGCGACGACCTGAGCGATCCGCTCTACGAAGGGCTGTTCTTCAGCTATACGGATGCGCGACGCCACCGCGAGGCACAGCGCCTGCTGGCAGAGTGGCGGCGCGCCGAGCCTCTCTATCGCAGGGACTTTACCGGCACGACACAGATCGAAAATCCCAACCTGCAGAAGGTGCTTCTGCTCGACACCATGCTCATGGCCTGGCGCGGCAATGAGCACGAGGCGCACGCGCAGGTCGACGCCTACCTCGCCGAAGCACCTGCCAACCCTTATCTGTGGCAGCTGAGGGGGACATTAGCCGCTGGCGTGGCTGGCCCGAGCAGGCCCAGGCCGACTACCAGCGTGCCGCATCGCTGCTTGGCCCCGAGCAACGCGACACGGCACGTCATGGCGAGCTGA
- a CDS encoding CsgG/HfaB family protein yields MKALRIGCLSGLIFLGGCVSMVTSPEGLEGAPATLVPRAGTYLDLTSLPRPAAPILTAVYDFRDQTGQYRPQPASTFSTAVTQGGAAMLSSALADSGWFVPLERVGLQNLLTERRIIRANLERNGREHELGSLNAARILMEGGIIAYDSNMKTGGVGAEYFGIGSSGQYQVDQVTVNLRAVDIATGEVLANVTTSKTVYSYEVRAGVYRFVSFRRLLEAEAGYTHNEPVQMAVMSAIESAVIHLVTQGVDRGLWNLANPGDHNHEILMAYRESAPPML; encoded by the coding sequence ATGAAAGCACTCAGAATCGGTTGCTTGTCCGGGCTGATCTTCCTTGGTGGATGCGTCAGCATGGTCACCTCGCCCGAAGGGCTGGAGGGAGCACCGGCTACCCTCGTTCCTCGAGCAGGAACCTATCTCGACCTGACCAGCCTGCCACGCCCAGCGGCTCCGATACTCACGGCCGTCTATGACTTCAGGGACCAGACTGGCCAGTACCGTCCCCAGCCTGCCAGCACCTTCTCGACAGCGGTGACCCAAGGCGGAGCCGCCATGCTGAGCTCCGCGCTAGCGGATTCGGGCTGGTTCGTGCCGCTGGAGCGAGTCGGGTTGCAGAACCTGCTCACGGAACGGCGCATCATACGTGCGAACCTGGAAAGAAACGGACGCGAACACGAGCTGGGCTCTCTCAACGCGGCCCGCATCCTGATGGAAGGGGGGATCATTGCCTACGACTCCAACATGAAGACGGGCGGCGTAGGCGCCGAGTATTTCGGCATCGGATCGTCCGGTCAGTATCAGGTCGATCAGGTTACCGTCAACCTCCGCGCCGTGGATATTGCCACCGGCGAAGTCCTGGCCAACGTAACCACCAGTAAGACGGTTTATTCCTATGAGGTTCGTGCCGGAGTATATCGCTTCGTCAGTTTCCGTCGCCTACTGGAGGCCGAGGCAGGGTATACGCACAATGAACCCGTACAAATGGCGGTAATGTCGGCCATCGAATCCGCCGTCATACATCTCGTTACACAGGGAGTCGATCGAGGGCTATGGAACCTGGCCAACCCCGGCGACCATAATCACGAAATTCTCATGGCCTATCGAGAATCGGCTCCCCCCATGCTATGA
- a CDS encoding curli assembly protein CsgF — translation MKQHPRSLLRKLSLVGLLLSCSVGTQAGELIYRPINPSFGGDPLLGNHLLNKAQAQDTHKDPNAPDFGRFSEVDFFLQDLRADLINRAIDDALDPNNPGGSESVIDNSSLNVRFVNVGGGAFQMVITDKRTNEVTRIDFGTPF, via the coding sequence ATGAAACAACATCCACGTTCACTACTGCGGAAGCTCTCTCTTGTCGGGCTGCTCCTATCCTGCTCGGTGGGCACTCAGGCGGGAGAACTCATCTACCGTCCCATCAACCCTTCGTTCGGAGGGGATCCCCTGCTGGGCAACCACCTGCTCAACAAGGCTCAGGCACAGGACACGCACAAGGATCCCAACGCCCCGGATTTCGGTCGCTTCTCCGAGGTCGACTTTTTCCTTCAGGACCTGCGCGCCGATCTCATCAACCGTGCTATCGACGATGCGCTCGATCCCAACAACCCCGGGGGAAGCGAAAGCGTCATCGACAATTCTTCGCTCAACGTCAGGTTCGTCAATGTAGGTGGCGGCGCTTTCCAGATGGTGATCACCGACAAGAGAACGAACGAAGTGACACGCATCGATTTCGGAACTCCATTTTAA
- a CDS encoding CsgE family curli-type amyloid fiber assembly protein encodes MPQGAIEEEEALEEGEATEELSRQFRLGEPGLSGVIVDRTITMMGKTFYRRFSQLSSESHILSSTTLSVHERPDARWGSQVWVAENNRILFQAALPPRLSDIDRYAEAAVEQVEQLLVQRSIMQALESDPDLADEEI; translated from the coding sequence GTGCCTCAAGGCGCAATCGAAGAGGAAGAAGCGCTGGAAGAGGGAGAGGCAACGGAAGAACTGTCGCGCCAGTTTCGCCTGGGCGAGCCCGGACTGTCAGGCGTGATCGTCGATCGCACCATCACCATGATGGGCAAGACTTTCTACCGGCGTTTCAGCCAGTTGAGCTCGGAAAGCCACATTCTATCCAGCACGACACTGTCCGTGCACGAACGCCCCGACGCGCGTTGGGGAAGCCAGGTCTGGGTCGCGGAGAACAATCGCATTCTCTTCCAGGCCGCGCTCCCTCCCCGATTGAGCGATATCGACCGATATGCCGAGGCAGCCGTGGAACAGGTGGAGCAGCTCCTCGTGCAACGCAGCATCATGCAGGCGCTCGAGAGCGACCCGGACCTGGCCGACGAGGAAATCTAG
- a CDS encoding response regulator transcription factor, with translation MELGRGIILLATESNPQTQLFVGYVHQQLQRDLYIVPPETPGEACSLVGEDSDSRTVVLLDIDHLEETTMQAWQAQYHQQPGWILTAFNLRNEDHAAQLLSLMQLKGVFYRSDSLELICKGLQRLLAGDFWLSRSLMTRLIDFYRRQQINCYRPACGITQRELEIIGLLGSGASNTEIAELLYVSEHTVKSHLYNIFRKINVSNRMQAVNWARQNLGPPPPMPLQRYDRASPNH, from the coding sequence ATGGAACTTGGAAGAGGGATTATCCTGCTAGCTACCGAAAGCAACCCACAAACGCAGCTCTTTGTCGGTTACGTTCATCAGCAATTGCAGCGTGACTTGTACATCGTGCCACCAGAAACGCCTGGTGAAGCGTGCAGCCTCGTTGGAGAAGACAGCGACTCGCGAACTGTCGTCCTGCTGGACATCGATCATCTCGAAGAGACGACCATGCAGGCATGGCAGGCGCAGTATCACCAGCAGCCGGGCTGGATATTGACGGCCTTCAATCTCAGGAACGAAGACCACGCCGCTCAGCTGTTGAGCCTCATGCAGCTGAAAGGTGTCTTTTACCGTAGCGACAGCCTCGAGCTGATCTGCAAGGGCCTTCAGCGCCTGCTGGCTGGAGATTTCTGGCTGTCACGCTCACTGATGACGCGCTTGATTGACTTTTATCGACGTCAGCAGATCAACTGCTACCGTCCCGCTTGCGGCATTACGCAGCGCGAGCTGGAAATCATCGGCTTGCTTGGCTCCGGCGCTTCCAACACCGAAATCGCCGAACTCCTTTACGTAAGTGAGCATACGGTGAAGTCGCACCTCTATAACATCTTTCGCAAGATCAATGTCAGCAACCGCATGCAGGCTGTGAACTGGGCCCGGCAGAACCTGGGACCGCCTCCCCCGATGCCGCTTCAACGCTACGACCGAGCCTCACCCAATCACTGA
- a CDS encoding C39 family peptidase, translated as MARSLWRLGAAAAWFVIGLQAPLLQAGSVTIALNGGFGSVTVPARSHHEMRWDGVVAQQYDYSCGAAAVATLLTYHYDRPTTEAEVFEAMIHGGEVEQIREQGFSMLDMKRYLDAQGLSSDGFRVGLDDLVRIGIPAITLINTGGYRHFVVIKGMDDGNVLIGDPAVGTVAVPKAHFESIWSGLVLGARADSEIAKANFNHERDWQIRPSAPIGSGIDRADVASMLLQLPAINELGR; from the coding sequence ATGGCCCGGAGCCTGTGGCGTCTCGGGGCAGCGGCGGCTTGGTTCGTCATCGGCCTGCAGGCGCCCTTGCTGCAGGCCGGGTCGGTGACGATCGCACTCAATGGTGGTTTCGGCTCGGTGACCGTGCCAGCCAGAAGCCATCACGAAATGCGCTGGGATGGCGTCGTCGCTCAGCAATACGACTACAGCTGTGGTGCCGCCGCCGTGGCGACGCTGCTTACCTACCACTACGACAGGCCCACCACGGAAGCCGAGGTCTTCGAGGCGATGATCCATGGCGGAGAGGTCGAACAAATCCGGGAACAGGGCTTTTCGATGCTCGACATGAAGCGTTACCTCGATGCCCAGGGGCTGAGTTCGGACGGTTTTCGGGTCGGGCTCGACGATCTTGTCCGCATCGGTATCCCTGCCATTACTCTGATCAATACTGGGGGTTATCGCCATTTTGTGGTGATCAAGGGAATGGATGACGGCAACGTGCTGATCGGCGACCCCGCCGTAGGCACCGTGGCAGTGCCCAAGGCGCATTTCGAATCGATCTGGAGCGGCCTGGTACTGGGCGCGCGCGCCGATTCAGAAATCGCCAAGGCTAACTTCAACCATGAGCGCGACTGGCAGATCCGGCCATCGGCCCCCATCGGCAGCGGCATCGACCGTGCCGACGTAGCCTCGATGCTGCTGCAACTGCCGGCGATCAACGAATTGGGGCGCTGA